In one window of Duganella dendranthematis DNA:
- a CDS encoding efflux transporter outer membrane subunit, whose product MKRRIFKQFNALALRAGVAALIAAGLGGCALGPNFKSPAAPATAGDSYTPTPLPQQTASAPGVGGASQQFAFGQEIPAQWWSLFRSPALDQLIRSALAQNPNMAAAEAVLRQAQENYNAQAGNLLYPSVNAQLGGGRQKISASSAGAAAGVYNVYNASVNVAYTPDVFGGTRRTLEGAQAAVDYQRFQVEATYLTLSANVVTTAIQEASLRAQLQATREVLDALTKQQNVIEKQFEFGAIPRTTVLSQRNQVAQINATIAPLEKALAAARHQLSVLAGKLPGEGGMPEFTLESLTLPQQLPVSLPSALVRQRPDIRASEEALHQASANIGVATAAQYPQFSLTGSYGSSATTFGKLFDSQTTAWSLLAGVAQPVFNGGALSAQRRAAEAAYDAASAQYRATVLTAFQNVADTLRALDSDAAALKSQAEAEALAKETLDLSEQQYKLGGISYLVLLDAQRSYQQTHISLVQAQATRYADTAALFQALGGGWWNRADGVPAATTVSAAAPYGKDGKNQ is encoded by the coding sequence GTGAAAAGAAGAATCTTCAAGCAGTTCAATGCGCTGGCCCTGCGGGCCGGCGTGGCGGCGTTGATTGCCGCCGGTCTGGGCGGTTGCGCGCTCGGGCCGAATTTTAAATCCCCCGCTGCGCCGGCCACTGCCGGTGACAGCTACACGCCGACACCGCTGCCGCAGCAGACCGCGTCGGCGCCTGGCGTTGGCGGGGCGTCTCAGCAGTTCGCATTTGGGCAGGAGATTCCTGCGCAGTGGTGGTCGTTATTTCGTTCGCCGGCGCTGGATCAGTTGATCCGCAGCGCGCTGGCGCAGAACCCCAATATGGCCGCGGCTGAAGCGGTGTTGCGGCAGGCGCAGGAGAACTACAACGCGCAAGCAGGCAATCTGCTCTATCCATCGGTCAACGCGCAGTTGGGCGGCGGGCGGCAGAAGATCAGCGCGTCCAGCGCCGGCGCTGCAGCCGGCGTTTATAACGTCTACAACGCATCGGTCAACGTCGCCTACACGCCGGACGTGTTTGGCGGCACGCGCCGCACACTGGAAGGCGCGCAAGCCGCTGTAGATTACCAGCGCTTCCAGGTCGAGGCGACTTACCTGACGCTGAGCGCCAACGTGGTCACCACCGCCATCCAGGAAGCATCGCTGCGGGCGCAGTTGCAGGCCACGCGCGAAGTGCTGGATGCGCTGACCAAGCAGCAGAATGTGATCGAGAAGCAGTTCGAGTTCGGCGCCATTCCGCGCACCACGGTGCTCAGCCAGCGCAACCAGGTGGCGCAGATTAACGCCACCATCGCGCCGCTGGAAAAAGCGCTGGCGGCCGCGCGCCATCAATTGTCGGTATTGGCCGGCAAGCTGCCGGGCGAAGGCGGCATGCCGGAGTTTACGCTGGAGTCGCTGACACTGCCGCAGCAGCTGCCGGTGTCGCTGCCGTCGGCGCTGGTGCGCCAGCGGCCCGACATCCGCGCCAGCGAGGAAGCGCTGCATCAGGCCAGCGCCAATATCGGCGTGGCGACGGCGGCGCAGTATCCGCAGTTCTCGCTGACCGGCAGCTACGGCTCCAGCGCCACCACCTTCGGCAAGCTGTTCGACTCGCAGACCACCGCATGGAGTTTGCTGGCCGGCGTTGCGCAGCCAGTGTTCAACGGTGGCGCGCTGAGCGCGCAACGCCGCGCCGCCGAAGCGGCCTACGATGCGGCGTCAGCGCAGTATCGCGCCACCGTGCTGACCGCGTTCCAGAACGTCGCCGACACGCTGCGCGCGCTGGACTCGGATGCCGCCGCGCTGAAGTCGCAGGCGGAAGCCGAGGCCCTGGCCAAGGAAACGCTGGACTTGTCCGAACAGCAGTACAAGCTGGGTGGCATCAGCTACCTGGTGTTGCTGGACGCGCAGCGCAGCTATCAGCAAACCCATATCAGCCTGGTGCAGGCGCAGGCCACCCGCTATGCCGATACGGCAGCGCTGTTCCAGGCACTGGGCGGCGGCTGGTGGAATCGCGCCGATGGCGTGCCGGCCGCAACGACGGTGTCCGCCGCCGCACCATATGGCAAAGACGGTAAAAACCAATAA